DNA sequence from the Eptesicus fuscus isolate TK198812 chromosome 7, DD_ASM_mEF_20220401, whole genome shotgun sequence genome:
CACAACATAGattattctaaataatttattttataagcttTGAAAATAGAGAATCAGAGAAATAGTCATAACTGCTGTCCCTTGCAACATGTCTTTTCTCCTCAAGTGAGATTGTAATGCAAAGAATCTTGAATCTATACTCTCATCACATGGATTTTTTTGTAAAGGTCTGTTATATTTGCCTTTCAATGTCCCTTAGGTTTAGAGAAATTGCCTGTAAAGTTATATAAAGTGATGTGAATATTGTAAATAAGATAACAGAGTAtgtaaacaaaattatatattaatagcCCTGTAAACTCAAAGATCTGAATATTCTTCTGGCCCTATTAATTTAACTCCAAATACTGAAGAAATCAACCCAATAGGTCTATTCAATGTGGTGACTAGAGGTTGGAGAAATAAAGGAGCAAACCATTAGCTCTGGTTATCAAGAGCTAACCATTTCAAACTGCAGTGTTTcaaatatgttattaaatattacttgaaaataatcacatttatttattaataatcagATGCctcaaaaacacaaatatttcctATCTAGGATCTCCCCTCACCACAAAATGTAATTCCTTAATGTATCCATAGGTTGTATTCTGCTACCTGCGTCTCCATACACTGACTTCaagtttcataaaaataattgttttgaagAACCTGTTGAGTTTCCTGAGGAATTCCTTACATTGCATATTGCCACTTTGCTTTTCATGAAATAAAAGATTTCCTGGTCAAATCTATGCAAAcagcagatattttttaaagatttttagtgaacatttaccattttatttttcagagatcATATTTGAAATATGGCTCAGAGTGACTTCCTCTACCCAGAGAACCCAAGGAGGCGGGAAGAAGTGCACCATCTTCACCAACAGCTCCTTGACTGCTTATCTGACAGCTTCCGTGCCACCAATGAGCTGATTGGagttttaaatatgcatttggggtgcaggctggcctccaTTGAGATGAACAGAAATGGGACCATCAAAGAAAACTGTGATACCATTATCCAAGCCGTGATGGAAATCCAAAAGGAATTGCAAAAGGTTGATGAAGCACTAAAGGATAAACTAGAGCCAACCCTTTATAGAAGGCTTCAGGATATTAAGGAAAGGGAAACAGAGAAAATTGCAATCGTACAAAAGGTTATTTCAGTCATCCTGGGAGAAGCCACTTCTGCAGCCAGTGCAGTGGCTGTTAAACTCGTGGGCTCCAATGTCACAACTGGCATAATTAACAAGTTGGTCACCGTGTTAGCTCAAATTGGTGCTTCTCTCCTTGGTAGTATCGGAGTTGCTGTGCTTGGCCTTGGCATAGATATGGTTTTCCGTGCCATCCTAGGAGCAGTGGAGAAAACGCAGCTACAAGCAGCCATCAAAAGTTATGAGAAGCATCTGGTGGAATTCAAGTCAGCCTCAGAAAAATATCATCATGCCATTACTGAGATCACCAATACAGTGAAAcaccaaataaaataatcagcCACCTTACTTGCCACTGGAATactttctgcttctctttcaATAATAGTGTTTGGTTTCTTGGATTAGTTTCATTTTCCATAAGCTTCCAACATAGACATAAATACACTAACAGATTGGAAAGATTACTTAAGTTTTGCATCATGACAAATGCCTGGACCAGTTGGTGCTAGACCATGGGAGAGAATCCCAGGATTCTTCTAACTCTGCTCTACCAGCTCAATATTAGGGTACATGCTAATGTAGAGTAGTAGGTGTAGGGGTTGCCTTTTCCTTCCTAATTTCAAGTCAAAATCTTCAAAATGTACATTGAATGCAGAGGTTTTTATTCCTAACACTTCAGACATAATTTAGTTCTAAGAGGACATACTTAGTAATTTCTGCCTGGACACAAATCCTGGGTCTTTGAATGTAATAGAAACACTACCATAATTTCAACCATCAATTAAAATCCAATTTTCTGTAAACTGGAAAAGACTGGAATACAGTTTGTAACTTCTTACTTCTATGATGAAAAGAGTCAATGGTTCTGTAAACTTCTAAATTATACACTATAATCTGAATGGACTTTTAACAGATAAaagttaaaactaaaaaaataaaggttttgtTTCTATAACTATAATCAACCCTGAACAACTGTTGTGTGGTAATTAAATATCCCTCAAGTGAAATGTTTGAACACtctggtactttttttttttttaagcaaatccAAGATACACCTGCAAATAATGCATTCAGAGTGCAAGAGAGGAAGTAGCAACTCTTTCAAGAAT
Encoded proteins:
- the SMCO3 gene encoding single-pass membrane and coiled-coil domain-containing protein 3; its protein translation is MAQSDFLYPENPRRREEVHHLHQQLLDCLSDSFRATNELIGVLNMHLGCRLASIEMNRNGTIKENCDTIIQAVMEIQKELQKVDEALKDKLEPTLYRRLQDIKERETEKIAIVQKVISVILGEATSAASAVAVKLVGSNVTTGIINKLVTVLAQIGASLLGSIGVAVLGLGIDMVFRAILGAVEKTQLQAAIKSYEKHLVEFKSASEKYHHAITEITNTVKHQIK